Part of the Terriglobia bacterium genome, TCGAAGGAAAAGTCCGGGATGTCGACTCGCTGACTGGCATGTTCGATTGTGATGCCGCATAACTGTCCCTCACCATCAAGATCGGGCAGCGTGTTCTCGTCCAGATCTCGCGTTTCGGCGACTTCAACGGACCGAAGTTGGATGTACAGGGTGTCGGTGTCCTGAAAATGCTTAATCTTTATGGAATGAATGACCGGTCAAAAAA contains:
- a CDS encoding DUF2283 domain-containing protein; this encodes MKIKHFQDTDTLYIQLRSVEVAETRDLDENTLPDLDGEGQLCGITIEHASQRVDIPDFSFEQVPA